Proteins encoded within one genomic window of Setaria italica strain Yugu1 chromosome IV, Setaria_italica_v2.0, whole genome shotgun sequence:
- the LOC101769077 gene encoding L10-interacting MYB domain-containing protein-like, translating into MDPPPAAGNLDPAVERGRSGGGLQDAPSGGANGAPYVSGGGAGGAPFVWPGGPPTGPLGALLAAAGVPPGMVAGAWPGGAATAAGQPPAQQPAIPAAAGLAAGAWPGIPGAWPGVPSAGPSASQASGIPNAAMPASTVMPGGWPECLADWCDENNRIVCEIFADEVLKGNRSSTHLSKTGYKNVIARFKERTGIEYTRKQFKNKWDKSKQDYGIWKQLKNKETGIGWDETGKNIVMSEAWWKKTAKDIKGSTRFKLKGLQNEEQLSIMFEDLRNTGDEHWSASSGIAPSSANLSRESSPIPIDDEDEADKVDSDSEPEEVTPRSVHGSKRGRGASNIKGKKPKTSTGHWFQEQMGKIVEMNERTTASCESIARREDTSGCSIQDVMALVKNCGALPSTNEHFVASLVFTKRAEREMFMTLDTPEERFDWLKRKYEWMTRNDVPK; encoded by the exons atggaccctcctccggcggcgggaaACTTGGATCCGGCGGTCGAAAGGGGTAGATCCGGTGGTGGGCTCCAGGATGCGCCAAGCGGAGGGGCCAACGGCGCGCCGTATGTGTCCGGCGGAGGGGCTGGTGGCGCCCCGTTCGTGTGGCCGGGAGGCCCGCCGACGGGTCCCCTGGGTGCTCTCCTGGCCGCCGCGGGAGTGCCTCCCGGCATGGTGGCGGGCGCATGGCCTGGAGGCGCAGCAACCGCGGCGGGCCAGCCACCGGCGCAGCAACCGGCCATCCCAGCCGCGGCgggcctggccgccggcgcgtgGCCCGGCATCCCCGGCGCATGGCCCGGCGTCCCCAGCGCGGGGCCATCAGCTTCACAGGCCTCCGGCATCCCCAACGCCGCCATGCCTGCAAGCACAGTCATGCCCGGAGGATGGCCGGAGTG CTTGGCTGATTGGTGTGATGAGAACAATAGGATAGTTTGTGagatttttgctgatgaagtTTTAAAAGGAAATAGATCAAGTACTCATTTGAGTAAGACCGGGTACAAGAATGTGATAGCAAGGTTTAAAGAGAGGACTGGGATTGAGTACACTAGAAAGCAATTCAAGAATAAATGGGATAAGTCGAAGCAAGATTATGGTATTTGGAAGCAGTTGAAAAATAAGGAGACTGGGATTGGATGGGATGAAACTGGGAAGAATATTGTAATGTCAGAGGCATGGTGGAAGAAAACAGCAAAA GATATAAAGGGCTCTACCAGATTCAAGCTGAAAGGACTACAAAATGAAGAACAGCTAAGCATTATGTTTGAAGACCTCAGAAATACTGGTGATGAACATTGGTCCGCTTCTAGTGGTATAGCACCTTCTTCAGCAAACTTGTCTCGTGAAAGCTCTCCAATTCCtattgatgatgaagatgaagcagaCAAAGTGGATTCGGACAGTGAGCCGGAGGAGGTGACACCTAGGAGTGTGCATGGTTCAAAGAGAGGTCGAGGGGCTAGTAACATCAAGGGAAAGAAACCCAAGACAAGTACAGGGCATTGGTTTCAGGAACAAATGGGCAAGATTGTGGAGATGAATGAGAGGACAACTGCATCTTGTGAATCTATTGCAAGGAGGGAGGATACATCTGGTTGTTCCATCCAGGATGTCATGGCTTTGGTCAAGAATTGTGGGGCTCTTCCCTCGACGAATGAACATTTTGTTGCATCTCTAGTTTTTACCAAGAGGGCTGAACGAGAGATGTTTATGACTTTGGATACACCTGAGGAGAGGTTTGATTGGCTGAAGAGGAAGTATGAATGGATGACTAGAAATGATGTGCCTAAGTAG